A stretch of Acidimicrobiales bacterium DNA encodes these proteins:
- a CDS encoding disulfide bond formation protein B → MNDVAALTATLALLANAATILLVVGLLAGPRSVTLDRFVWWTRDRALPLIAVVALASTLGSLYYSEIAHFEPCRYCWFQRIAMYPIVVVAGVAALRREGSARLTVAVLAGTGLLVSTWHWLIQHNPDWASEASCSLTAPCTSAYVEEFGFVTIPWMAGSGFVLILALAALPTILREGTPR, encoded by the coding sequence GTGAACGACGTCGCCGCGCTCACGGCGACCCTGGCACTGCTGGCGAATGCGGCGACGATCCTCCTCGTCGTGGGCCTGCTCGCCGGTCCGCGGTCGGTCACCCTCGACCGATTCGTCTGGTGGACGCGCGACCGGGCGCTCCCGTTGATCGCCGTCGTCGCGCTCGCGTCCACACTCGGCTCGCTCTACTACTCCGAGATCGCGCACTTCGAGCCCTGTCGCTACTGCTGGTTCCAGCGGATCGCGATGTACCCGATCGTGGTTGTCGCCGGCGTCGCGGCGCTGCGACGGGAGGGAAGCGCCCGCCTGACCGTTGCGGTGCTGGCCGGGACGGGCCTTCTCGTCTCGACCTGGCACTGGCTGATCCAGCACAACCCCGACTGGGCATCCGAGGCGTCGTGCAGTCTCACGGCGCCGTGCACCTCGGCGTATGTCGAGGAGTTCGGTTTCGTCACGATCCCGTGGATGGCGGGGAGCGGGTTCGTCCTGATCCTCGCCCTCGCCGCCCTTCCGACCATCCTCCGAGAGGGGACCCCCCGATGA
- a CDS encoding helix-turn-helix domain-containing protein: MRRTRFDDAECPIARVTDLFGDWWTPLVLRDAMYGITRFEDFQHELGVSRAVLTARLTRLVDEGYMEKVPYQDRPVRHEYVLTDKGRAMWDVLAVMWRFGEDHLWDDGEQPLVELAFRDTREPVRPVVVDEATGRPVTLDQIRIRSRR, translated from the coding sequence GTGAGGCGCACGCGCTTCGACGACGCCGAGTGCCCGATCGCCCGGGTGACCGATCTCTTCGGCGACTGGTGGACGCCGCTCGTGCTGCGCGACGCCATGTACGGCATCACCCGGTTCGAGGACTTCCAGCACGAGCTCGGGGTGAGCCGCGCCGTGCTCACCGCTCGGCTCACCCGGCTCGTGGACGAGGGCTACATGGAGAAGGTCCCCTATCAGGACCGGCCGGTTCGCCACGAGTACGTCCTCACGGACAAGGGCCGCGCCATGTGGGACGTCCTGGCCGTCATGTGGCGCTTCGGCGAGGATCACCTGTGGGACGACGGTGAGCAACCCCTCGTCGAGCTGGCGTTTCGCGACACCCGCGAGCCGGTGCGCCCGGTCGTCGTCGACGAGGCCACCGGGCGGCCGGTCACGCTCGACCAGATCCGCATCCGCAGCCGCCGCTGA